The following proteins come from a genomic window of Nostoc sp. TCL26-01:
- a CDS encoding radical SAM protein: MFSSIINRQNQSLNFLGFLQDMVDTKKLLALPIAKLQPIENSFKLLKIVLIGEYIKHRTFNGANKALPVLTSSLVNAGFQRVVQLDLERSDLTIHDVLSAVRNADLVVFAGCMTNQWAEIDEHSQKIAAELKKYGRQNVPILVGGYATKSVEDIALITPWITAFCDGEGEESIVEIAHAVAKGTFYQDMQHLPGLCFVDKNGDFYRHHQRTNFHRSVAPRVNNFDDIDQNLGLIHIPKIHDMDIFKNQDGKQLKTAQLFTQRGCPWGCGFCNKSQESNHVVRLSETSFRRQLRHLKWRGYEAVYLDVDTFTVHETAARREAEILKQEGFVWGSNTRIDKIDYEQMCYLVEHNCVYLFFGVEHTLPEVSLASHKFNGSVASQIKQAFDYPDKIKKVFQDMNKAGLPSSYFLILGLPKAKLNADKTKILGYEPTTLADDMSAIRFGLEECHPDFLNFNILRFMPGSLAADTPSHDSYSCVRPCGEQPITAGYFLPRAVQHYGYPQSVEHGVYRLCESVGRYQPITTAINPQRVYETICYAVQLINAKIDAGGKATKLFIDKDLQALGLISRDEMGRYAIAPLEDFAQI; this comes from the coding sequence GTGTTTTCATCAATAATTAATCGGCAAAATCAATCTTTAAATTTTTTAGGTTTTTTACAAGACATGGTAGATACAAAGAAGCTTTTAGCTCTACCAATCGCAAAATTACAACCAATAGAGAACAGTTTTAAGTTATTAAAAATAGTTCTGATTGGTGAATACATTAAACATCGAACATTTAATGGTGCTAACAAAGCGCTACCTGTCTTAACTTCTAGTTTAGTTAATGCTGGATTTCAGCGAGTTGTACAACTAGATTTAGAACGTTCTGATTTAACTATTCATGATGTTTTATCAGCAGTGAGAAATGCTGATTTAGTTGTTTTTGCTGGTTGTATGACTAACCAATGGGCAGAAATTGACGAACATAGTCAAAAAATAGCTGCCGAACTGAAAAAATATGGTAGACAAAATGTGCCAATTTTAGTTGGTGGTTATGCTACTAAAAGTGTGGAAGATATTGCCTTAATTACACCTTGGATTACAGCTTTTTGTGATGGTGAGGGTGAGGAGTCCATTGTGGAAATTGCTCATGCTGTTGCCAAAGGTACTTTCTATCAAGATATGCAGCACTTACCAGGATTGTGTTTTGTTGATAAAAATGGAGATTTTTATCGCCATCATCAACGAACTAATTTTCATCGTTCTGTTGCCCCTAGGGTGAATAATTTTGATGATATTGATCAAAACTTAGGTTTGATTCATATCCCTAAAATTCATGATATGGATATTTTTAAAAACCAGGATGGAAAACAACTCAAAACAGCCCAGCTTTTTACTCAAAGGGGATGTCCTTGGGGATGTGGTTTCTGTAATAAAAGTCAGGAAAGTAATCATGTTGTCAGATTAAGTGAAACATCTTTCCGTAGGCAGTTGAGACATTTAAAATGGCGGGGTTATGAAGCTGTTTATTTAGATGTGGATACTTTTACCGTTCATGAAACAGCAGCTAGGCGAGAAGCAGAGATTCTCAAACAAGAAGGGTTTGTTTGGGGTTCAAATACGAGAATTGATAAAATTGATTACGAACAGATGTGCTACTTGGTAGAACATAACTGTGTTTATCTGTTTTTTGGGGTTGAGCATACTTTACCAGAGGTTTCTTTAGCTAGTCATAAATTTAATGGTTCTGTTGCTAGTCAAATCAAGCAAGCCTTTGATTATCCAGACAAGATTAAAAAAGTCTTTCAAGATATGAATAAAGCTGGTTTACCTAGCAGCTATTTTTTAATTTTGGGATTGCCCAAAGCCAAGCTGAATGCTGATAAAACCAAAATATTAGGTTATGAACCGACAACTTTAGCAGATGATATGAGTGCCATTCGTTTTGGTTTAGAAGAGTGTCATCCTGATTTTTTAAACTTTAATATCCTGCGATTTATGCCTGGAAGTTTGGCAGCTGATACCCCTAGCCATGACAGTTATTCCTGTGTACGCCCCTGTGGTGAACAACCTATCACCGCCGGCTACTTTTTACCAAGGGCTGTTCAACATTACGGCTATCCCCAGTCTGTAGAACATGGGGTTTACCGACTGTGTGAGTCTGTAGGTAGATATCAGCCTATTACCACAGCGATAAATCCCCAACGGGTTTACGAGACAATTTGCTATGCTGTGCAGTTAATTAACGCCAAAATTGACGCAGGCGGTAAAGCGACTAAGTTATTTATTGACAAAGATTTACAAGCTTTGGGTTTAATTTCTAGGGATGAAATGGGAAGATATGCGATCGCCCCCCTAGAAGATTTTGCCCAAATCTAA
- a CDS encoding NB-ARC domain-containing protein — protein MSQLPEDFITDIATKHGVTKTELDALLLALNDYSGAEIADKLEISQPAVRKRLGESYRKLGIDGSGNKKINNLKQRLYTKYQSSQKNFSSPREDWGEAVDVGGFRGRKVESAELEQWIITDTVNPCRLVAVLGMGGIGKTVLAAMVAQKIQEKFDYLIWRSLRNAPPLGDILTQLLRFLPNDQEPDLTDSDNNKIVRLIDALRKNRCLIILDNVESIFRSGEGKTQEWAGEYQSGYENYGYLFKKVAEAAHDSCLLLTSREKPKEVAALEGKNLPVKVLQLSSLDVDEAREILLDKGCLFTDEQLEELVNRYSGNPLALKIVATTVYDLFGNNIEEFLKQIQQEGAVYGDFRKLLEQQFNRLSKLEQQVMYWLATNRKYVSFGEIKKDLMTTESASKILEVLESLLRRSLIEKEGNSSKFGLQSVVMEYVTERLVENALEEISQKKKIDFINIYPLMKVRSLDYIRHTQARLILEPVKQKLLAIFGTELESHLRRMLVSLQQEPLTKKGYAAGNLINLLRQLQVNKFPNHGDIDLSGRDFSGLTIWQADFQDVKLEDTSFAHADLKGSLFTETMSSVISVRFSPDGKYFATGLSNGEIRLWRTSDTKQIRIYKAHTAWVWAFAFSPDSKILASGSADYTVKLWDVQTGECLQTLEEHTNKVYSVAFSADGNLLASASEDETIKLWDVTTGKCQKTLRGHDDWVWSVTFSPDANNTALLLASSGADRTIKLWDISTGECLKTLKGHNKDVYSISFSPDGRTIASSSEDSTVRVWNITTGKCQQVFEGHSKKVYSVRFHPFGNLLASGGEDRTIKLWDIQRGDCVYTLQEHHSQVWAIAFSSDGNTLISCSDDQTARLWDVATGDCLNVLQGYTRDVYSVAFSPDGKVLASGRDDYTIGLWNLDSTEYYPLRGHQGRIRSVAFHPREPILASGSADNTIKLWDITDIRHGKCIQTLTGHTNWVWTVVFSPDGSTLASSSEDRTIRLWDMITGDCLQKLSGHSHWVWTVAFSPDGKTLASGSADSEIKLWDVSSGECMQTLKEHQDMIWSVAFSPDGKYLASGSEDKTVRLWDLSTGECVHVFQEHTKPIYSVAFSPNGQILASGSADTTVIFWQVSTGVCLDPLKRGHTAAIRTIAFSPDSKLLASGSEDEKIQLWDVQTCRRLQPLKCDRLYENLDITGVTGITDAEKASLKRLGAIEAS, from the coding sequence ATGTCTCAGCTGCCTGAAGATTTCATCACAGATATAGCCACTAAACATGGTGTAACAAAAACAGAACTTGATGCTTTACTGTTGGCGTTAAATGATTACTCTGGTGCTGAAATTGCTGACAAGCTAGAGATTTCGCAACCTGCGGTGAGAAAAAGGTTAGGAGAAAGTTATCGCAAATTAGGGATAGACGGTAGCGGTAACAAAAAGATTAACAATCTGAAGCAAAGGTTATATACCAAGTACCAAAGCAGTCAGAAAAATTTCTCATCGCCGAGGGAAGACTGGGGTGAAGCTGTTGATGTCGGAGGTTTTCGGGGACGAAAAGTTGAAAGTGCGGAGTTGGAACAATGGATAATTACTGATACTGTTAATCCCTGTCGCTTAGTTGCGGTGTTAGGGATGGGGGGCATTGGTAAGACTGTATTAGCGGCAATGGTTGCTCAAAAAATTCAAGAAAAGTTTGATTACTTGATTTGGCGATCGCTCCGCAATGCTCCACCTCTAGGAGATATTCTGACACAACTTTTAAGATTTTTACCCAATGATCAAGAACCAGATTTAACAGATAGTGATAACAACAAAATAGTACGGCTGATAGATGCTTTAAGAAAAAACCGATGTTTAATCATTTTAGATAATGTGGAATCTATATTTCGCAGTGGGGAGGGCAAAACTCAAGAATGGGCAGGTGAATATCAATCAGGTTATGAAAACTACGGCTATTTATTTAAAAAAGTTGCCGAAGCAGCCCACGACAGTTGTTTATTGCTAACGAGTCGAGAAAAGCCGAAAGAAGTAGCAGCCCTAGAAGGGAAAAATCTGCCTGTGAAGGTGTTACAGCTTTCTAGTTTGGATGTGGACGAAGCTAGAGAAATTTTGCTGGATAAAGGCTGTTTATTTACTGATGAACAGTTAGAGGAATTAGTCAACCGCTACTCTGGTAACCCTTTAGCCTTAAAGATAGTTGCCACTACAGTTTATGACTTGTTTGGTAATAATATTGAGGAGTTTTTAAAGCAAATTCAACAAGAAGGTGCTGTGTATGGGGATTTTCGTAAACTTTTAGAACAGCAATTTAATCGCTTGTCAAAGTTAGAACAACAAGTGATGTATTGGCTAGCGACTAATCGTAAGTATGTTTCCTTTGGGGAAATAAAGAAAGACTTGATGACGACAGAATCAGCTAGCAAAATTCTCGAAGTTTTAGAGTCTTTATTACGGCGATCGCTAATTGAAAAGGAAGGAAATAGTAGTAAATTTGGTTTGCAGTCTGTGGTGATGGAATATGTGACTGAACGCTTAGTTGAAAACGCATTGGAGGAAATTAGCCAGAAAAAAAAAATCGATTTTATCAATATCTATCCGTTGATGAAGGTGCGATCGCTTGATTATATCCGCCATACGCAAGCCAGATTAATCTTAGAACCAGTCAAACAAAAGCTACTAGCTATTTTTGGCACAGAACTAGAATCACATTTACGGCGAATGCTGGTGAGTTTACAGCAGGAGCCTCTGACCAAAAAAGGTTATGCTGCTGGTAATTTGATTAATCTCTTGCGGCAATTGCAAGTAAATAAGTTTCCTAATCATGGCGATATCGATTTAAGCGGGCGTGATTTTTCTGGACTGACTATTTGGCAAGCTGATTTCCAGGATGTGAAATTAGAGGATACCAGCTTTGCTCATGCTGACTTAAAAGGTTCTCTGTTTACGGAAACCATGTCTAGTGTGATATCTGTAAGATTTAGTCCTGATGGTAAATATTTTGCCACTGGTTTAAGCAATGGCGAAATTCGCCTATGGCGTACCTCAGATACCAAGCAAATCCGCATTTATAAAGCTCATACTGCTTGGGTATGGGCTTTTGCCTTTAGCCCAGACAGTAAAATCTTAGCTAGTGGTAGTGCAGATTACACTGTCAAACTCTGGGATGTCCAGACAGGTGAGTGTCTGCAAACGTTAGAAGAACATACTAATAAAGTTTATTCAGTCGCTTTCAGTGCTGATGGAAACCTCTTAGCTAGTGCAAGTGAAGACGAAACAATTAAACTGTGGGACGTAACTACAGGAAAGTGTCAGAAAACCCTCCGTGGTCATGATGACTGGGTATGGTCAGTAACCTTTAGTCCCGATGCTAATAATACAGCTTTGTTACTTGCTAGTAGTGGCGCTGATAGGACTATCAAACTGTGGGATATTTCTACGGGTGAGTGTTTAAAAACTCTTAAAGGTCACAATAAGGATGTTTACTCTATCAGCTTTAGTCCAGATGGACGAACTATAGCAAGTAGCAGTGAAGATAGCACTGTGAGAGTGTGGAATATAACTACAGGTAAATGTCAACAAGTTTTTGAGGGACATAGTAAAAAAGTCTATTCCGTTCGCTTTCACCCTTTTGGTAATCTTCTGGCTAGTGGCGGTGAAGACAGGACAATTAAATTGTGGGATATCCAACGCGGTGATTGTGTGTATACCTTGCAAGAACATCATAGCCAAGTATGGGCGATCGCTTTCAGTTCTGATGGCAATACTTTAATTAGCTGTAGTGATGATCAAACTGCGAGATTGTGGGATGTGGCTACAGGTGATTGTTTAAATGTTCTCCAAGGTTACACCCGTGATGTTTATTCTGTGGCTTTTAGCCCTGATGGCAAAGTCCTCGCTAGTGGTCGAGATGACTATACCATCGGACTATGGAACTTAGACTCGACGGAATACTACCCCTTACGGGGACACCAAGGACGTATTCGTTCTGTCGCCTTTCATCCCCGTGAACCCATACTGGCTAGTGGTAGCGCAGACAATACCATCAAACTCTGGGATATCACAGACATTCGCCACGGTAAATGTATCCAGACACTCACAGGACATACAAATTGGGTATGGACTGTGGTATTCAGTCCTGATGGTAGCACCCTCGCCAGCAGCAGCGAAGACCGGACGATTCGCTTGTGGGATATGATCACTGGTGATTGTCTACAAAAATTGTCTGGACATAGCCATTGGGTGTGGACAGTCGCTTTTAGTCCTGATGGTAAAACTTTAGCCAGTGGTAGCGCTGACAGTGAAATTAAACTTTGGGATGTGTCTAGCGGCGAATGTATGCAAACGCTCAAAGAACATCAAGATATGATTTGGTCAGTAGCATTCAGTCCTGATGGCAAATACTTAGCCAGTGGTAGCGAAGACAAAACCGTCAGACTCTGGGATCTCAGCACAGGTGAATGTGTCCATGTCTTCCAAGAACACACTAAACCCATTTACTCCGTCGCCTTTAGTCCCAATGGGCAGATTTTAGCCAGTGGTAGCGCTGATACCACCGTTATATTTTGGCAAGTCAGCACAGGTGTTTGTTTAGACCCTCTGAAGCGCGGACATACCGCCGCAATTCGGACTATAGCTTTTAGTCCTGATAGCAAGTTACTTGCTAGCGGTAGCGAAGACGAAAAAATCCAGCTTTGGGATGTACAAACTTGTAGACGTTTGCAACCACTAAAATGCGATCGCCTGTATGAAAACCTAGACATCACAGGCGTTACAGGTATCACAGATGCAGAGAAAGCTTCCTTAAAAAGGTTGGGTGCAATTGAAGCAAGTTGA
- a CDS encoding Uma2 family endonuclease, producing the protein MTQSLPKLLTFAEFSEWYPNDGKRYELHNGVIVEMPPPTGGHEKVIAFLSRKLTVEFDRLNLPYGIPKTALVKTPTAESAYSPDVLLLNLNNLSNEPLFQKQSTVSQAASVPLVVEVVSTNWRDDYYDKLRNYEEMGIPEYWIADYAALGARKFIGNPKQPTIFICELVDGEYQMTPFQGNSVISSPTFPQLNLTAQQIFDAAN; encoded by the coding sequence ATGACCCAATCTTTGCCAAAACTACTCACATTTGCTGAATTTAGTGAATGGTATCCCAATGATGGTAAACGCTATGAATTGCACAATGGAGTAATTGTTGAAATGCCACCCCCAACCGGAGGACATGAAAAAGTTATTGCTTTTTTGTCTCGTAAATTAACCGTGGAGTTTGATCGTCTTAACTTACCCTACGGAATTCCCAAAACCGCGTTAGTTAAAACTCCTACTGCTGAATCTGCTTATTCACCCGATGTATTGTTATTAAACCTTAACAACCTTAGCAATGAACCGCTTTTTCAAAAGCAGTCAACAGTCAGCCAAGCTGCATCAGTTCCTTTGGTAGTTGAAGTTGTATCAACTAATTGGCGCGACGATTACTATGACAAGCTGAGAAACTATGAGGAAATGGGTATTCCTGAATATTGGATTGCGGATTATGCTGCATTGGGTGCAAGAAAGTTTATTGGCAATCCTAAACAGCCTACTATTTTTATCTGCGAATTAGTTGATGGTGAATATCAAATGACACCGTTTCAAGGTAATAGCGTGATTTCATCACCTACTTTTCCCCAACTAAATTTAACCGCACAGCAAATTTTTGATGCAGCTAACTAA
- a CDS encoding XisI protein: MDKIVQYQEIIKKLIADYVNKASTRDDVERQMIFDTEHNHYQLVNVGWDNQHRVYGCVLHLDIKNGKIWLQYNGTEIDIAEELSKYGVLKQDIVIGFHSPFMRQFTEYAVS, translated from the coding sequence ATGGATAAGATAGTTCAGTATCAAGAAATTATCAAAAAGCTGATTGCAGATTATGTTAATAAAGCATCAACTAGAGATGATGTAGAAAGACAAATGATTTTTGACACAGAACATAATCATTATCAATTGGTTAATGTCGGTTGGGACAATCAACATCGTGTTTATGGTTGTGTGCTGCACCTAGATATTAAAAATGGTAAAATTTGGCTGCAATACAATGGTACAGAAATTGATATTGCAGAGGAATTAAGCAAATATGGTGTACTCAAGCAAGATATTGTGATTGGATTTCATTCACCATTTATGAGGCAGTTTACAGAATACGCAGTGAGTTAG
- the alr gene encoding alanine racemase — MLSRKLASSMASQEQGDTYAWFSQRAWVEIDLEALSHNVRQLKQFLSPRTQLMAVVKADAYGHGAVTVAQTALQSGASWLGVATVPEGIQLREGGIKAPILILGAAHTPEQIQAIAQWQLQPTIGSPKQALIFSNTLENIQFGSSLPVHIKLDTGMSRLGTNWQQAGEFVQLVDRLPNLHIASVYSHLATADSPDPSIMTEQHRRFEEAIAQIKSLGIKIPSLHLANSAATLTNPQLHYDMVRVGLAVYGLYPAPHLQNSIDLKPVLQVQARVTHIKTIAAGTGVSYGHQFIAPQEMRLAVVGIGYADGVPRNLSNKMQVLIRGQRVPQIGAITMDQLMVDASSVPDIQEGEIVTLLGEQGQEKISADDWAEKLNTISWEILCGFKHRLPRVGVM; from the coding sequence ATGTTAAGTCGCAAGCTGGCTTCAAGCATGGCTTCTCAAGAACAGGGCGATACTTATGCTTGGTTCTCTCAACGTGCCTGGGTGGAAATTGATTTAGAGGCGTTGTCACACAATGTTCGACAATTAAAACAATTTTTATCACCACGTACTCAGTTGATGGCAGTCGTCAAGGCTGATGCTTATGGTCATGGTGCGGTGACAGTTGCCCAAACGGCTTTACAATCAGGGGCTAGTTGGTTAGGAGTTGCGACAGTTCCCGAAGGTATTCAATTGCGGGAGGGGGGAATAAAAGCACCAATTTTGATTTTAGGGGCTGCCCATACACCAGAGCAAATTCAAGCGATCGCTCAATGGCAACTCCAACCGACTATTGGCAGTCCCAAACAGGCTTTAATATTTTCCAATACTTTAGAAAATATTCAATTTGGTTCTTCTTTACCTGTACACATTAAGTTAGATACGGGTATGTCGAGGTTAGGTACTAATTGGCAACAAGCAGGGGAATTTGTGCAGTTGGTAGATCGTTTACCTAATTTGCATATTGCCAGCGTTTACTCTCACCTGGCTACAGCCGATAGTCCAGACCCGTCAATTATGACAGAACAACACAGGAGATTTGAGGAAGCGATCGCCCAAATTAAATCATTAGGTATCAAAATTCCTAGCCTACACTTGGCTAATTCTGCTGCCACCCTCACCAATCCCCAACTACATTACGATATGGTACGTGTGGGATTAGCTGTTTACGGACTCTATCCAGCCCCGCATCTGCAAAATAGCATCGACCTCAAACCCGTTCTGCAAGTGCAAGCACGAGTTACCCACATCAAAACTATTGCTGCCGGTACTGGTGTGAGTTACGGACATCAATTTATAGCTCCTCAAGAAATGCGCCTTGCTGTTGTCGGTATTGGTTACGCCGATGGTGTACCACGTAATCTGTCCAACAAGATGCAGGTATTGATTAGGGGTCAGCGCGTGCCACAAATCGGGGCAATTACAATGGATCAGTTGATGGTGGATGCGAGTTCTGTCCCAGATATCCAAGAAGGGGAAATTGTTACTCTATTGGGTGAGCAAGGCCAGGAAAAAATCTCTGCTGATGATTGGGCAGAAAAATTAAATACAATTTCTTGGGAAATTCTCTGTGGCTTTAAGCATCGTCTGCCCCGTGTCGGTGTGATGTAA
- a CDS encoding HNH endonuclease, giving the protein MGKVLVLNASYEPLNITSWRRAAVLLIKGKAERVEHNGKFLYAEFPLPTVIRLRHYVRVPYKEIPLTRRNILHRDGHTCQYCGYTGDELTLDHVIPRSRGGGDSWENIVTACVRCNVKKGNRTPQEAHMLLRHPPRQPYSSLYFEVSKHLKSGLHQEWQKYVIGL; this is encoded by the coding sequence ATGGGGAAGGTTTTAGTCCTAAACGCCTCTTACGAACCGCTTAATATCACGAGCTGGCGTCGCGCTGCGGTTTTACTTATTAAGGGCAAGGCAGAACGTGTTGAACATAACGGCAAGTTCCTTTACGCGGAGTTTCCGTTGCCAACCGTAATTCGGTTGCGCCATTATGTGCGTGTTCCCTACAAGGAAATTCCTTTAACTCGCCGAAATATACTGCATCGTGACGGACATACCTGTCAATACTGTGGCTACACAGGCGATGAATTGACCTTGGATCATGTCATTCCGCGATCGCGTGGTGGAGGCGATAGTTGGGAAAACATTGTGACAGCTTGTGTCCGTTGCAATGTCAAAAAAGGTAATCGCACACCACAGGAAGCGCATATGTTGCTGCGCCATCCTCCTCGTCAACCTTATAGCAGTCTTTATTTTGAGGTCAGCAAACACCTCAAGAGTGGACTCCATCAAGAGTGGCAAAAATATGTCATAGGACTTTAA
- a CDS encoding bifunctional oligoribonuclease/PAP phosphatase NrnA → MQLNSSFKQSESFSSTTEPNPEEPEIDKEVEVILTKSSLPTSTGEGVGVYTGQRSNSLAFQKSEELQRTLLSHRHERQLIILQDFPDPDALSCAWTYQLIAQQYDIKCEIIYAGTLSHQENIALVKLTNLPAQRWTQQNLKGKDLSCYQGFVLIDNQGTTSQILSSVQQAGIPLVAVIDHHSLQADLKADFVDVRPYVRATATIFTQYLQSGLLALDSSISQHVKCATALMHGLRSDTNRLMQAQEEDFMAAAYLSRFYDAQLLNAILQANRSKRVMDVIERSLKNRIVQNNFSIAGVGYLRYDDRDAIPQAADFLVTEENVHTAVVYGIVHDEDDELEVVIGSLRTTKLTLDPDEFIKEAFGQDSTGRFFGGGRTGAGGFEIPMGFLSGSNENSAYARMKWEVFDAQIKQKLLRLVNPKDNPIQSE, encoded by the coding sequence ATGCAATTGAATTCTTCGTTTAAGCAGTCTGAGAGTTTTTCATCCACTACGGAGCCAAATCCGGAAGAGCCTGAAATAGACAAAGAAGTAGAAGTGATACTGACTAAATCATCCTTGCCAACATCCACGGGCGAAGGGGTAGGAGTTTATACAGGGCAACGTAGTAATTCCCTAGCCTTTCAAAAATCAGAAGAATTGCAAAGAACCCTGTTATCACACCGACATGAGCGTCAGTTGATAATTTTGCAAGATTTTCCTGACCCTGACGCATTATCTTGTGCCTGGACTTATCAATTAATTGCCCAGCAGTACGATATCAAGTGTGAGATTATTTACGCTGGGACTTTAAGCCACCAAGAAAACATTGCTTTAGTGAAGCTGACAAACTTACCAGCCCAGCGTTGGACACAGCAAAATCTTAAAGGTAAAGATTTGTCCTGTTATCAAGGTTTTGTCTTAATCGATAACCAAGGTACAACCAGTCAAATCCTCTCATCTGTGCAGCAAGCAGGCATACCATTAGTAGCAGTAATTGACCACCATAGCTTACAGGCAGACTTAAAAGCAGATTTTGTGGATGTTCGTCCTTATGTACGAGCAACTGCTACCATTTTTACGCAATATCTTCAATCAGGGTTACTGGCTTTAGATAGCAGTATCAGCCAGCACGTCAAATGCGCTACTGCCTTGATGCACGGTTTAAGATCAGATACAAATCGACTAATGCAAGCCCAGGAAGAAGACTTCATGGCAGCAGCTTATCTGAGTCGATTTTACGATGCTCAACTGCTGAATGCGATTCTTCAAGCTAACCGTTCCAAACGGGTGATGGACGTGATTGAGCGATCGCTAAAAAATCGTATAGTGCAAAATAACTTTTCCATTGCTGGTGTAGGTTATTTACGCTACGATGACCGTGACGCTATCCCCCAAGCCGCAGATTTCCTCGTCACTGAAGAAAACGTCCACACTGCTGTAGTTTACGGCATTGTTCACGATGAGGATGATGAGCTAGAAGTAGTGATTGGTTCTTTGAGAACTACCAAACTCACTTTAGACCCTGATGAATTTATCAAAGAAGCCTTTGGTCAAGATAGCACCGGGCGTTTCTTTGGTGGTGGACGTACAGGTGCGGGTGGCTTTGAAATTCCGATGGGTTTCTTATCTGGTAGTAATGAAAACTCCGCTTACGCCAGAATGAAATGGGAAGTATTCGATGCTCAAATTAAGCAAAAACTGCTGCGCTTAGTTAACCCGAAAGACAATCCCATTCAATCAGAGTAG
- the bioD gene encoding dethiobiotin synthase, translating into MLKSLLITGTDTEAGKTVLTTVLAAYWQKHHPDQPWGIMKPIQSGVGDRQWYENLFKLEQSATEITPLYFQAPLAPPIAAAKENRSVDLALVWQTLTQLRSRYDFILIEAVGGLGSPITDELTVADLAGEWRLPTVLVVPVKLGAIAHTVANVALARQTRVDLKGIVLNCTQPRTEEEIADLTPSNLIQSLTNIPVLGCLPYIDNFSDFDKLAQLASNLDLETLFKEEVRSQNSGVKVN; encoded by the coding sequence TTGTTAAAGTCACTACTGATTACTGGAACTGATACCGAAGCTGGCAAAACTGTTTTAACTACAGTTTTAGCGGCCTATTGGCAAAAACATCACCCAGATCAACCCTGGGGAATTATGAAACCGATTCAATCGGGAGTTGGCGATCGCCAATGGTATGAAAATTTATTTAAGCTAGAACAATCGGCAACGGAAATCACGCCTCTATACTTCCAAGCCCCTTTAGCCCCGCCTATCGCCGCCGCTAAAGAAAATCGCTCAGTGGATTTAGCGCTAGTTTGGCAGACTTTAACACAATTGCGATCGCGCTACGATTTTATCTTAATTGAAGCTGTCGGTGGCTTGGGTTCACCAATCACAGATGAGTTGACTGTGGCAGATTTAGCCGGAGAATGGCGTTTACCCACAGTGTTAGTAGTACCGGTTAAATTAGGAGCGATCGCTCATACAGTCGCCAATGTAGCATTAGCTAGACAAACACGGGTGGATCTCAAAGGTATTGTCTTGAACTGCACACAACCCCGAACCGAGGAAGAAATCGCTGACTTGACACCATCTAACTTAATTCAATCTCTAACCAATATTCCTGTATTAGGCTGTTTACCTTACATCGATAACTTCAGCGACTTTGATAAGCTAGCACAACTTGCATCTAATTTAGATTTAGAAACACTATTTAAAGAAGAAGTCAGAAGTCAGAATTCAGGAGTCAAAGTTAATTAG